A single window of Oscillospiraceae bacterium DNA harbors:
- the ffh gene encoding signal recognition particle protein — protein MAFEGLSEKLGNVFKKLRGKGRLSEADVREAMREVRLALLEADVSYKVVKDFIAGVTAKAVGAQVLESLTPAQMIIKIVCDDLTALMGGGAAKLSVAAKAPTIVMLVGLQGAGKTTNGAKLAGMMKKQQGKRPLLVACDVYRPAAVRQLQIVGEQLELPVFERGQSDPVEIAREAVAHAVRHGNDMVFLDTAGRLHIDEALMDELRRIKAAVSPHEILLVVDAMTGQDAVSAATAFNEALGIDGVLLTKLDGDARGGAALSVRAVTGKPVKFCGVGEKLGDIEVFHPDRMASRILGMGDMLTLIEKAERSFDNEKARELENRLRSNRFTLTDFYDQLVQLRGMGSLSDVLGMMPGLDKRALAGAKLDERALSRTEAIILSMTEQERENPALLNSSRKRRVAAGSGTRVEDINKLLKQFEMMRQMSRRIMGTGGKPPKGGKKNRGLPFGFS, from the coding sequence GGAGGCCGACGTCCGCGAGGCCATGCGTGAAGTGCGCCTGGCCCTGCTGGAGGCCGACGTCAGCTACAAAGTTGTCAAGGACTTCATCGCCGGCGTCACCGCCAAGGCCGTCGGCGCCCAAGTGCTCGAAAGCCTGACGCCCGCCCAGATGATCATCAAGATCGTGTGCGACGACCTGACCGCCCTGATGGGCGGCGGCGCCGCGAAACTCAGCGTCGCTGCCAAGGCGCCTACCATCGTCATGCTGGTAGGTCTGCAAGGCGCCGGCAAAACGACCAACGGCGCGAAACTGGCGGGCATGATGAAAAAACAGCAGGGTAAACGCCCGCTGCTGGTCGCCTGCGACGTATACCGCCCGGCGGCCGTCCGGCAGCTTCAGATTGTCGGCGAACAGCTTGAGCTCCCAGTCTTCGAGCGCGGGCAGTCGGATCCCGTCGAGATCGCGCGGGAGGCCGTCGCCCACGCTGTGCGGCACGGAAACGACATGGTTTTCCTCGACACCGCCGGCCGACTGCATATCGACGAGGCGCTGATGGACGAACTGCGGCGCATCAAGGCCGCCGTGTCGCCGCACGAGATCCTGCTGGTCGTCGACGCGATGACAGGGCAGGACGCCGTGTCGGCCGCCACCGCTTTCAACGAGGCGCTGGGCATCGACGGCGTGCTGCTGACCAAGCTGGACGGGGACGCGCGCGGCGGCGCCGCGCTGTCGGTGCGCGCCGTGACGGGTAAGCCCGTCAAATTCTGCGGCGTCGGCGAAAAATTGGGCGACATCGAAGTCTTCCACCCCGACCGCATGGCTTCCCGCATCCTTGGCATGGGCGACATGCTGACGCTCATCGAAAAGGCCGAGCGCAGCTTTGACAACGAAAAGGCGCGGGAGCTGGAAAACCGCCTGCGGAGCAACCGCTTCACGCTGACGGACTTTTACGACCAGCTGGTGCAGCTGCGCGGTATGGGGTCTCTCTCTGACGTGCTTGGCATGATGCCCGGCCTCGACAAACGGGCGCTCGCCGGCGCGAAGCTCGACGAGCGGGCGCTGTCGCGCACCGAGGCCATCATTCTCTCTATGACGGAGCAGGAGCGTGAAAACCCCGCTCTCCTCAATTCCTCGCGCAAACGCCGCGTGGCCGCCGGCAGCGGCACCCGTGTGGAGGACATCAACAAACTGCTCAAACAGTTCGAGATGATGCGCCAGATGAGCCGCCGCATCATGGGCACCGGCGGCAAACCGCCGAAGGGCGGCAAAAAGAACCGCGGTCTTCCCTTTGGGTTTTCGTAA
- the rpsP gene encoding 30S ribosomal protein S16, which produces MMVKLRLKRMGAKKSPFYRIVVADSRYPRDGRFIEEIGTYDPLKNPAEIHVNGERALEWIRTGAQPTDTVKFLLKKAGVL; this is translated from the coding sequence ATCATGGTCAAGTTGAGACTCAAAAGGATGGGCGCCAAGAAATCTCCCTTTTACCGCATCGTGGTGGCCGATTCCCGCTACCCGCGCGACGGCCGCTTCATCGAGGAGATCGGCACCTACGATCCTCTGAAAAATCCGGCGGAGATCCACGTAAACGGCGAACGCGCACTCGAATGGATCCGCACGGGCGCGCAGCCCACCGATACCGTAAAATTTCTTCTCAAAAAAGCGGGTGTTCTCTGA
- a CDS encoding KH domain-containing protein — protein sequence MKELLTYVARHLVDEPDAVSVTVTERGDDLVLELRVATADMGKVIGRQGRVAKEVRTLMKAVGQRADTKVSVEIME from the coding sequence CTGAAAGAGCTCCTCACCTATGTGGCGCGCCATCTCGTGGATGAGCCCGACGCGGTCTCCGTGACCGTGACCGAGCGGGGCGACGACCTCGTCTTGGAGCTGCGCGTGGCCACCGCCGACATGGGCAAGGTGATCGGCCGCCAAGGGCGCGTCGCCAAAGAGGTGCGCACTCTGATGAAGGCCGTCGGCCAGCGCGCCGACACCAAGGTCTCCGTCGAGATCATGGAGTGA